Proteins encoded by one window of Hippoglossus hippoglossus isolate fHipHip1 chromosome 15, fHipHip1.pri, whole genome shotgun sequence:
- the LOC117776023 gene encoding otoraplin-like, translating to MSYPLVILLCVGLLHQTVRAVVMDKLADDKICGDAECSYVLSLATALDDFIAPDCRFINIKKGQMVYVYSKLVPEEGAGVFWSGSVYSERYVDQMGIIGYFPATVVKETHKFTEVTVKIPTTGMDFYCV from the exons ATGAGTTATCCATTGGTGATTCTGCTCTGTGTAGGACTATTGCACCAGACTGTGAGGGCCGTCGTTATGGATAAATTAGCAGATGACAAGATTTGTGGAGATGCAGAATGCTCAT ATGTTCTCTCCTTGGCCACAGCCCTGGATGACTTCATAGCTCCTGACTGCAGATTCATCAACATCAAGAAGGGTCAGATGGTGTATGTGTATTCTAAACTCGTGCCAGAGGAGGGCGCCGGAGTCTTCTGGTCTGGAAGT GTTTACAGTGAGCGGTACGTGGACCAGATGGGCATCATCGGATACTTCCCTGCAACCGTGGTGAAGGAGACACACAAGTTTACAGAGGTCACAGTTAAGATCCCCACAACC ggCATGGACTTTTACTGTGTTTAA